The bacterium DNA window TATGACATGCCGCGGTGCCTCGCCGAGACCCGGCGCACCTCGTTCCAGACGTCTTCCGCGCCGGCGTAGCCCCAGTCATGGCCCATCCGGCCGGCGAGAGCCTGGAGGATCATGATGTCGTCGCGCGCCTCGCCCGGCGGGTCGAGGGCCTTGCGCATCAACTGCACGCGCCGCTCCGAGTTGGTCACCGTCCCCCCGCACTCGCACCACGACAGCGCGGACGGGAGGACGACGTCGGCGACGTCGGCCGTCTGCTGCAGCACAACGTCTTGCAGCACGATGAACTCCAGGCCGCCGAACAGCGCGCGGCACCGTACCTGGTTCGCTTCAGACATGAGCGGATTCTCGCCGATGATGTAGGCGGCGCGGATCTCGCCCGTCTCCATGCCTTCGAACATCAGGCTCTGGTGCAGCCCCCGCTTCGACGGAAGCGCTGCCCCCCACGCCGCCTCGAAGGGGGCGCGCTGCGCCGGGTTCTCGACGTCCGCTCCCCCGGGCAGGCGGTTGGGGATCGCGCCCATGTCGCCGCCGCCCTGCACGTTGTTCTGGCCGCGAAGCGGGTCCAGGCCGGATCCGTAGCGGCCGACATGGCCGGTGAGGTTCGCGAGGTTGCACAGCGCGTACACGCCGTCGGTCGCGTTGTGGTGCTCGGTGATGCCGAGCGTCCAGCAGATGATCGCGCGGGGCGCCGCGGCGTACATCCGGGCGACCTCGCGGATCGTGGCGGCGGAGACGCCACTGACGCGTTCGGCGAACTCGGGAGTGTACGAGGCGACTTTCTCACAGTATGCGGCGGCGTCCTCGGTCGCGTGCTCGATGAACTCCCGGTGCTGCAGCCCCTCGTCGAGGATCACATGCCCGATGGCGTTGGCCAGGGCGATGTCGGCGCCGACGCGGATCTGGAGGTGCAGATGTGCGAGCTCCGCCGTCGGCGTCCGCCTCGGGTCGACCACGATCAACCTCGCCCCGTTGCGGATCCCCCGGAGCATGTGATGAAACATGATCGGGTGCGTCTCGCGCGGGTTGGATCCCCACAGGAACAAGAGATCCGTCCGCTCCAGCTCTTCATAGGACGTTGTGCCGCCGCCCGCGCCGTACACCGTCTCCAGACCGGAGACGCTCGGCGCGTGTCAGGTCCGGTTGCAGCTGTCGATGTTGTTGGTGCCGATCACCGTCCGCATGAACTTCTGGGCGACGAAGTTCACTTCGTTGGAGGCCTTCGAACAGCTGAAACAGCAGAAGGCGTTCGGGCCGTGGGCCCGCCGGATCTCTTCGAAACGCCGCGCCACCAGATCCAACGCCTCGTCCCAGGTCGCGCGCTCGAGGCCGCGGGCACCTCGGACAAGAGGGTGCGTCAAACGCGCCAGCGGGCGTTGATAGCCTCGTGCCGGCACGCGTCACCTCCGGTTGCGCGAGCATCCGGTTCCTTCGTCCGAACCGTCTCCGCTGAGATTCCGTCTTGTTGCCTGCAGTCCTCTCGCGGTCGAACCCGAGAGCCCGTTGGAGG harbors:
- a CDS encoding molybdopterin-dependent oxidoreductase → MPARGYQRPLARLTHPLVRGARGLERATWDEALDLVARRFEEIRRAHGPNAFCCFSCSKASNEVNFVAQKFMRTVIGTNNIDSCNRTUHAPSVSGLETVYGAGGGTTSYEELERTDLLFLWGSNPRETHPIMFHHMLRGIRNGARLIVVDPRRTPTAELAHLHLQIRVGADIALANAIGHVILDEGLQHREFIEHATEDAAAYCEKVASYTPEFAERVSGVSAATIREVARMYAAAPRAIICWTLGITEHHNATDGVYALCNLANLTGHVGRYGSGLDPLRGQNNVQGGGDMGAIPNRLPGGADVENPAQRAPFEAAWGAALPSKRGLHQSLMFEGMETGEIRAAYIIGENPLMSEANQVRCRALFGGLEFIVLQDVVLQQTADVADVVLPSALSWCECGGTVTNSERRVQLMRKALDPPGEARDDIMILQALAGRMGHDWGYAGAEDVWNEVRRVSARHRGMSYRRLAECGGLQWPCPEEGHPGTLFLHERLWQRPVPGKPAPFMPVDWEPPVEQPDATYPFLLTTGRKLEFYNTGTQSRGYAAARPQMEFLRMWPEDAQRLGINEGDLVRVRSRRASVLVPAKPDDTLAPGLCFMTLHHPEIVPTNVLTIDAWDPKSGTAEFKATAIAVERVASRGAWSEEQVGEEAHAHAD